One Aegilops tauschii subsp. strangulata cultivar AL8/78 chromosome 2, Aet v6.0, whole genome shotgun sequence genomic window, ATTAGAAAGGTGGACAAACTCAGAAGGAATTTCCTATGGGAAATTGAAGAAAGAGCGGCTGGAGGCAAGTGTCTTGTAAACTGGAAGCGGGCCTGCTCCCCCAAGGTTGTTGGTGGTTTAGGTATCAAGAACATCGAGTGTTTCAGCCGGGCCTTGCGCTTGAGATGGGAATGGTTCAGATGGGATGACGCCGATCGACCGTGGAAAGGATCTCCTACCCCGTGCGACGCCATTGATAGACAGCTGTTCTCGAGCTGCTCCTCTATTCAGTTGGGTGATGGTCGACTTGCGCTGTTCTGGATGGACAGATGGATGCATGGGGAGGCCCCTTATTTGATTGCACCGGAGATTTTCAAGTTGGCGCGGTTCAAGAAAATTACTGTAAAAGAGACTTTCACAAACGGCCGATGGATGCAAGGTCTGCAAAGAATGAACAACGATGAGCAGCTAGCACAATTTGTCAGAATTTGGGAGGAGGTTCAGCTGGTGAGCCTGTCGGAAGCAAAAGATGTGATCAGGTGGTCACTCACGGCTAACGGCTCCTACTTTGCGTGCTCTGCGTATGGCATTCAGTTTGCGACCAGGATCGAGCAGCCGGATCTTGAGAGAATATGGAGATGCAAGATGGAGGGGAAGATCAAATTTTACCTTTGGTTACTCCTGCAGAACAGGAATTGGACGGCGGATCGACTGCTAGCGCGGAATTGACCGCATAATGAGCTGTGCAAGTTGTGTGATCAAGAGCCTGAATCTGCAATGCATTTGACGCTGGGGTGCTCTTTCGCAAAGGAGATATGGTTCCACTTCCAGGGATCAAACAGCAGGATGTGGCGTATTGCGTCTTCGGCTAGCTCGATTACAGATTGGTGGAGAGAGCTATGCTCCGGGCGCGGGCCGACGAACACGGTGCAGGAGGATATCACGTTGGCGGCCTACATCGCCTGGAACCTATGGAACGAGCGCAACAGGAGGATCTTTCAGCAGAAGGAATTGACTGTGTTCATGTTGGCTGATTTAATCAGCGATAATGTAAAATTATACAAAGAGGCCACTGGGCAGGGTCAGGTTATTACGTAAAGCCTGCCCTGGGAGTAACACCGAGTGTTCTTGGGCAGTCCCTATCCTATCCGGGGCCTGTCCCAGAAGGATGTTGTAATGTCTGATTTTTTCCTCTCTTCTACTATAATGCAAAAGCAGAGCTCCTGCTATTCCCGTCAAGAAGGCGACGTCGAGGTAGATATCCCCCTTCTCCCTCCCGTGCACCAAGGTGAAAACCCTCAATCCTTGGAATCGGGCGGCGACGGCACTCGACGTCATCACCTCCTTGGAGGTAGTGTTTTGggtatgtgtgggtgtgtgccAGTGTGTGGGAAGTTGCTTGTTCCGTGTGCTTCTGGTGGAGGTGTTTTTCATTTCTAGTGGTGACGCGCCTCCGTGGAGGTTTGGTTTCCTCCTCGACTCGTCGTGTTCTTCTTCGTGCGGTCCATTTTGTTCGACAGGTCAATGCTCTTGACATTGACCGAGAGGGGAATAGGGAACACTCTACGGTGACAATGATGCAATGGTGATGATGAGCGATCGTGGTCTCGGCGGCTCCGACCCATCCTAATGGCTTTGTTGCTCAATTCTTCGGCCATGCCTTCTTTGGGCGATCTCATTCCTAAAGCTTCGACATGATCCGTGATGTGGGTGATGGCATTAGTCTGTGGGTAGTCTTCTTGGTAAGGTGGTTGCGGGCAACATTTTGTTTATTTGTCAGCTAGACCATTGTTCGTGGGCGACCGTTCTAACTTACCGATGGTGCGGCGCCCTTCAATCAGAGGGTGAAAGGGCATGTGTGCCTTCTTTCAGAGGTGGATGCGAATGGCAATGTGATGCTGCATTATAGCGTTTTGCTTCTTTGTTTGTGGTCCGTTATCTTCTATACTGTTGGGGTTGCGTcctcatttttctttttctttttcttctgtTTGCAAGTTGGTGTTTCACATAAACCTAGTTGATTGACGACTTTGTTTATTTAAAGCCGGACTCATCTCAAGCCTTTTTGTTCTAAAAAGTACTTTGGTACGATGCTGTCGCAATGTTTGTGAAATAACCAATGAAGAGGAAAAACATGAATTAAAAGAAAATTTTAATCAATCGAAACGGGCATAAATAAAGCAGGTCCCGCGCACACCGCAGCAAGTGGCTCTTCTATTCATTCGAGACATGATACCAAGAGCAAAGAGGTACGAGGCAGTTCCAACATTATTCATATACGGAACAGTATTAGTAAACTAGACTGGTGATGGTATCTTCATCGATCGCATATTCTGGCTTCAGATCAGGAGGCCCCGCGGTGCAGGTGATGCGCTACTTCTTGTGAGGCAGGAGCAAGCTGGTGAGGGCGTCGCGAGTCAGCATTGCAGCCCTTAGCAGCTTCAGAACCTGCCAACAAGGAGAGCAACTCTGAAATAACCAAGAACAAATGGCTAGTTTTCATGAGTGACGGTCAACTACATTTCAGGCATGATCTGTTTAACATTTGTGGGGTTAATTACCTGGGCTTTGTCGAGAGTGAGATCTTTCTCCACAAGCTTCTCCTTCGGAATCCTAGCTGCGCTCATGACTTGCAGAGTGTTGGTCATGGTGAAATCGAGGACGCGCAGGTCACTCGTCACCAGGAACTTTCTGAGCCCTCCCTTGACATATGCTGTGCTGACAATTCCTATGCCTTGGAACTTCGGGTTCGATTCCGTGACAGTTACCTCCGTAGGGTACCTGCAACTGCAACCGGTTCGGCCGTATGCAACTTTAACTGCATGACAGTTGAAGCATGTGATGGCCAGACTTCTTGGGCTCATCTCTTCTGTTTGTAGTACATTGCTGCTGCAACCAAAGAAGGGTGCCAACTTGGGAGCTAGAAGTACCGTTTGGCATTCTTGTTTCATCCATGTTCTTGCGCTCTCGTCAATATTTCTATAAAGACCATCGATGGACCCGTTTTGTGACCATTGACCGTATGTCTTGATTATGGATCCAAGTGGAACGCAAAGCAACCCGAAGAGAAGATCAAGAAAATCCCCTCCGACTTCGGCATACAACACCGATGCCTTGTCCTTCGTATGGACGAGCGTTATTTCGACTGCGCTGAGCACGGGCTTACTATCCTCACTGGCTTCTTTGGGAAACAGATTTTCAGGTAACTGATCCAAATATTTTGTCAGTGGGACTGAGAGGCAGACGTCAAAACATAGTGCAGTCAAGGGTTGCTTGGAGATCAGTACGTTCTTAAGCAACCTAATTATCTGCAAGAAAAATGACGGTATACCAATGAATTCTTGCATTTCGTAGAGATGAATAGATCAGaagttttctcgcaaaaaaaagaaACATAAAATGAGAAGGagtttttttttttctttcacggGGGATAAAATGAGAATGAGTTAGAGAGAGAGACTAACTTTCTTGGCATTCAGTTCAAGAATTTTCTCCTCAAGCTTGGCTTGATCTTGTAGCCCAAACCTGTCGAGCAGGGAAAAGACAAGTCTTGTAGAAGCAGGAGCCACATGGAGATCATCAGTGACGATGTACTTCGGACCATGTTTGACAAACACCCCATCCCCATAGTCTCGAACAGCAGCAAGAAGATGCGGTGGACATTTCCAGAAGCTTGACGAGCAGCCATGTTTGCAACCAGGTGGTACAGAGCTAAACTGCCTGTGTGGTGCGCAAGTGTAAAATCCACTTTGATTGGTATCGTCAAATTTTACCTTGAGCCGATCCAAGTGGAATGCCGCAGCATTGACAGGACTAAGAAGCATGGCCTTGCATTCCATGGTTTGGAAGTGATCTTGATTGAGACTCTCCACACTCCTGTACAGTTCATCAAGGCACCCTATCTGAGACTGCTTGCCAAGAAGACGAACGATCGTGCCGAGAGGCAGCGTGAGGAAGCTGAAGAGGACGTCGACGAACTCCTTGTCGGATTCTGCGAACAGCACCCTTTTCTTCTCCTTGTCGACGAACATCTTCACAGCTACTGTTGGTCCGCCATCGCTCGACATGGTCGATCAAAAGTATGTTTTATTTGTGGATGTTGTAGGTTCTATCTCCTGAGCCAGATGGATCTTTAAGTACTCCACAGCCTCAAGGCTTGGCTGCGTTGCGTGGCATCGGTAACAGCACAATTAAATGGCTGGGTGGAATTTGAAGCGGCTAAATTGAAGGCTTTGTGCGAAGAGTCTCTATGGTGTCGATCTTTTCATTTCCCAAGAGGATGATAATACTTGGATTATTTCTCCTCGGAAAGTTGCATGGGCCTTTCCCATGGATGGAAGGCGTATGGGCAGTATGGCCGTACCTAGCTCAGCTTACATGGCGATCGTGGGAAGTGGATTTTGTCTACGAAACTACGGGGCGGACGACGACGGGCGCCAGCCGAACTATGCACGATGCAGGATTGAGCGGCCCTGTCAAATTTTACCTGACGCATGGACGGCTTGATGTGTACCGTCGTCTGCAAATCGTCCAACATATGTCGTGTGTAGCAGCATTTTTTTTCCTAACTCACTGGGCGCACAACGCGTATCCGGTCCACCCATCCTGCATGCAAGTCAGATCAACTATCCTACATGCACGTCAAATCAACAGGCTGATGTGCCTtgccgcaaaaaaaaaaaaaaaaaacaggcTGATGTgactctctcttctctctcccaaACAAACCCATCATCTTATTACCCCCTTGTAAAACTTGAATCATTTATATCTTCTAAACTaatattttaatttttttatatttGAACTTCTGACGcaaattgaattttttttcatCAAAGTTCCGTAAACTTAAATTGTGCGTGGCTCAAACAAGTTCCATAAACTTTTCATCAAAGTTCAGGCAAGTTGTTTATAAAATTCTTTGGTTTCAAATATATCTGGCCATGGACC contains:
- the LOC109748766 gene encoding uncharacterized protein, whose amino-acid sequence is MSSDGGPTVAVKMFVDKEKKRVLFAESDKEFVDVLFSFLTLPLGTIVRLLGKQSQIGCLDELYRSVESLNQDHFQTMECKAMLLSPVNAAAFHLDRLKVKFDDTNQSGFYTCAPHRQFSSVPPGCKHGCSSSFWKCPPHLLAAVRDYGDGVFVKHGPKYIVTDDLHVAPASTRLVFSLLDRFGLQDQAKLEEKILELNAKKIIRLLKNVLISKQPLTALCFDVCLSVPLTKYLDQLPENLFPKEASEDSKPVLSAVEITLVHTKDKASVLYAEVGGDFLDLLFGLLCVPLGSIIKTYGQWSQNGSIDGLYRNIDESARTWMKQECQTVLLAPKLAPFFGCSSNVLQTEEMSPRSLAITCFNCHAVKVAYGRTGCSCRYPTEVTVTESNPKFQGIGIVSTAYVKGGLRKFLVTSDLRVLDFTMTNTLQVMSAARIPKEKLVEKDLTLDKAQVLKLLRAAMLTRDALTSLLLPHKK